The Metabacillus litoralis genome contains a region encoding:
- a CDS encoding pentapeptide repeat-containing protein, with amino-acid sequence MKIESPKIQNQDSLPLKNFTDIFYEEDLELEMCQINDALFDNEVLPRARFYKMLFKNCKFNSTDFSKIDITDVIFENCDFSNAKMNSSSIHRVEFKNCKLLGVDLTESSFGNVHFQNNLLNLSGFGNSKLEKVIFQDTSLESADFYECKFKKVDFTTCNINSASFESTSLKGIDISTSSFDSLTVSLSDLQGCKVSSYQAVQFAAILGLVIAD; translated from the coding sequence ATGAAAATTGAATCACCTAAAATACAAAATCAAGATAGCTTACCATTGAAAAATTTTACTGATATTTTCTATGAAGAAGACTTAGAACTAGAAATGTGTCAAATTAATGATGCTTTATTTGATAATGAAGTACTTCCTAGAGCTCGATTTTATAAGATGCTCTTTAAAAATTGCAAGTTTAACTCTACAGACTTTTCTAAAATTGATATCACAGATGTTATTTTTGAAAACTGTGATTTTTCCAATGCAAAAATGAATTCTTCTTCTATACACAGAGTTGAATTTAAAAATTGTAAGCTACTTGGTGTAGATCTAACTGAATCTAGCTTTGGAAATGTTCACTTTCAAAATAATTTACTTAACTTATCAGGTTTTGGGAATTCAAAACTAGAAAAAGTCATCTTTCAAGATACATCATTAGAAAGCGCCGATTTTTATGAATGCAAATTTAAAAAGGTCGATTTTACAACGTGTAACATAAACAGTGCAAGCTTTGAAAGCACATCTCTCAAAGGAATAGATATTAGTACGTCTTCCTTTGATTCACTCACTGTGTCATTATCTGATCTTCAGGGCTGTAAAGTTTCTTCCTATCAGGCCGTTCAATTTGCGGCAATCTTAGGATTAGTTATTGCGGATTAA